The following are encoded in a window of Catenulispora sp. EB89 genomic DNA:
- a CDS encoding alpha/beta hydrolase — protein MTAPVLPGAEPFSHDQSEPAGQAAPRIGVLLCHGFTGSPQSLRPWAEYLAEAGFGVRLPRLPGHGTDWHDMQVTTWDDWYAEVDRAFHELQAGYDRVFVMGLSMGGTLTLRLAERHGADVAGIVLVNASVKPDKAVIRLVPVLKHLVPSVPGIGNAINKQGVSELAYDRVPLKALDSFAGGWRTVQADLPKVTQPTLLYRSAQDPVVHPSNSAVILSRVSSTDVTEKVLEKSSHVATLDHDAEQIYAGSVEFVRRVAGLGN, from the coding sequence ATGACCGCGCCCGTGCTCCCCGGTGCCGAACCGTTTTCGCACGACCAGAGCGAGCCGGCCGGCCAGGCCGCACCGCGGATCGGCGTGCTTTTGTGCCACGGCTTCACCGGCTCGCCGCAGTCGCTGCGCCCCTGGGCGGAGTACCTGGCGGAGGCCGGGTTCGGGGTGCGGCTGCCGCGGCTGCCCGGACACGGCACCGACTGGCACGACATGCAGGTCACCACCTGGGACGACTGGTACGCCGAGGTGGACCGGGCGTTCCACGAGCTGCAGGCCGGGTACGACCGGGTGTTCGTCATGGGCCTGTCGATGGGCGGCACGCTCACCCTGCGGCTGGCCGAGCGGCACGGGGCCGACGTCGCGGGGATCGTGCTGGTCAACGCCTCGGTCAAGCCCGACAAGGCGGTGATCAGACTGGTGCCGGTGCTCAAGCACCTGGTGCCCAGCGTCCCCGGGATCGGGAACGCGATCAACAAGCAGGGTGTCAGCGAACTGGCCTACGACCGGGTGCCCCTGAAGGCCCTGGACTCCTTCGCCGGGGGCTGGCGCACCGTCCAGGCCGACCTGCCCAAGGTCACGCAGCCGACCCTGCTGTACCGGTCGGCGCAGGACCCGGTCGTCCATCCGTCGAACAGCGCCGTGATCCTGTCCCGCGTCTCCTCCACCGACGTGACCGAGAAGGTGCTGGAGAAGAGCTCGCACGTGGCCACCCTGGACCACGACGCGGAACAGATCTATGCCGGAAGCGTGGAATTCGTCCGGCGGGTCGCCGGGTTGGGGAATTGA
- a CDS encoding SMP-30/gluconolactonase/LRE family protein codes for MAQRTKMAAVRWTPPANPRPVRRRGDARTLPEPRRIELPGAGPEHIAVDAAGTLFTGLADGRILRVTPEGEARTVADTGGRPLGLEMLGEDALVVCDAYRGLLEVQLSDATVRVLVSEVEGEPLTFCSNAAVAADGSTYFTQSSRRYNIDSYRGDLFEHSTTGRLFRYRDGAVEVIADGFAFANGIVLVDDDDDGDGAAAVVAETGGYCLTRVELEGPDTGRKSPFGPPLPGFPDNLTRDAEGLIWIAMVTPRDPALDWLLPRHPRLRSLVWATPQRLQPGEKDMAWAIAVNAEGEQVRELRAWGVGYKAVTAARRSGETLYLGSLTEHAIGVVELGSL; via the coding sequence ATGGCTCAGCGCACGAAGATGGCCGCGGTGCGGTGGACGCCGCCGGCGAATCCGCGTCCGGTGCGGCGCCGCGGTGATGCGCGGACGCTGCCGGAACCGCGGCGCATCGAACTGCCGGGAGCCGGCCCGGAGCACATCGCGGTCGATGCGGCGGGGACGCTGTTCACCGGCCTCGCCGACGGCCGCATCCTGCGGGTGACGCCGGAGGGCGAGGCGCGCACCGTCGCCGATACCGGCGGCCGTCCGCTCGGGCTGGAGATGCTCGGCGAGGACGCGCTCGTGGTCTGCGACGCTTATCGCGGGTTGCTGGAGGTTCAGCTCTCCGACGCGACGGTCCGGGTGCTCGTGTCCGAGGTCGAGGGCGAGCCGCTGACCTTCTGCAGCAACGCCGCCGTCGCCGCCGACGGGAGCACCTACTTCACGCAGTCCTCGCGCCGCTACAACATCGACTCCTACCGTGGCGACCTGTTCGAGCACTCCACGACCGGCCGTCTGTTCCGCTACCGCGACGGCGCTGTCGAGGTCATCGCGGACGGCTTCGCGTTCGCCAACGGCATCGTGCTCGTCGACGACGACGACGACGGCGACGGCGCCGCCGCTGTCGTGGCCGAGACCGGCGGCTACTGCCTGACCCGCGTCGAACTCGAAGGCCCCGACACCGGCCGCAAGTCGCCCTTCGGCCCGCCGCTGCCCGGCTTCCCCGACAACCTCACCCGCGACGCCGAAGGCCTGATCTGGATCGCCATGGTCACACCCCGCGACCCGGCGCTCGACTGGCTCCTGCCCCGGCACCCGCGGCTGCGTTCGCTCGTCTGGGCTACGCCGCAGCGTCTCCAGCCGGGGGAGAAGGACATGGCGTGGGCCATCGCGGTCAACGCTGAGGGGGAGCAAGTACGTGAGCTGCGTGCGTGGGGCGTCGGTTATAAGGCGGTCACCGCAGCGCGCCGTAGCGGGGAGACGCTATATCTCGGGAGCCTCACGGAACACGCTATAGGCGTCGTCGAACTCGGCTCTCTATAG
- a CDS encoding response regulator: MIRVLLADDQALVRAGFRALLEVQDGIEVAGEAADGAEAYRLAADLAPDVILMDIRMPGTDGLEATRLITADEKLSGVRILILTTFELDEYVFEAIRAGASGFLLKDTEPADLLRGLRAVAAGEALLAPSVTRRLIEEFAVRSKRTGPNPAAEQIKALTDREREVLALVAAGLSNEEIADRLVLSPLTAKTHVSRSMVKLGARDRAQLVVLAYESGLARPGWLD; encoded by the coding sequence ATGATCAGAGTCCTGCTCGCCGACGACCAGGCGCTGGTGCGCGCGGGTTTTCGCGCACTTTTGGAGGTGCAGGACGGCATCGAGGTGGCCGGCGAGGCCGCCGACGGCGCCGAGGCCTACCGCCTGGCCGCCGACCTGGCCCCGGACGTCATCCTGATGGACATCCGCATGCCCGGCACCGACGGCCTGGAGGCCACCCGCCTGATCACTGCCGACGAGAAGCTCTCCGGCGTCCGCATCCTCATCCTGACCACCTTCGAGCTCGACGAGTACGTCTTCGAGGCGATCCGGGCCGGCGCCAGCGGCTTCCTGCTGAAGGACACCGAGCCCGCCGACCTGCTGCGCGGCCTGCGCGCGGTGGCCGCCGGCGAGGCCCTGCTCGCACCCAGCGTCACCCGTCGGCTGATCGAGGAGTTCGCGGTCCGCAGCAAGCGCACCGGCCCCAACCCGGCCGCCGAGCAGATCAAGGCCCTGACCGACCGCGAACGCGAGGTCCTGGCGCTGGTCGCGGCCGGGCTGAGCAACGAGGAGATCGCCGACCGCCTGGTGCTCAGCCCGCTCACCGCAAAGACGCACGTCAGCCGCAGCATGGTCAAGCTCGGCGCGCGCGACCGGGCGCAGCTGGTAGTGCTGGCGTACGAGTCGGGACTGGCCCGGCCGGGCTGGCTGGACTAG
- a CDS encoding response regulator: protein MVADDHPMWRDAVARDLAEAGYDVVATAGDGEEAVRRGTVAHPQVVVLDMQMPRLSGAEVTARLVAADPDVKVLVLSASGEQQDVLQAVKAGAIGYLVKSASREELLAAVERIAVGDPVFTPGLAGLVLGEFRKLAMVPSSPGAGAADDAPRLTERETEVLRLVAKGLSYKQIADRLVLSHRTVQNHVQNTLNKLQLHNRVELVRYAIAQGLDEDEE from the coding sequence ATGGTCGCCGACGACCACCCGATGTGGCGGGACGCGGTGGCCCGCGACCTCGCCGAGGCCGGGTACGACGTGGTGGCCACGGCGGGGGACGGCGAGGAGGCGGTGCGGCGCGGGACGGTCGCGCATCCGCAGGTCGTCGTGCTGGACATGCAGATGCCCCGGCTGTCCGGGGCGGAGGTGACGGCCCGCCTGGTGGCCGCCGACCCGGATGTCAAGGTATTGGTGTTGTCGGCCTCCGGCGAGCAGCAGGACGTGCTGCAGGCGGTGAAGGCCGGCGCGATCGGCTACCTGGTGAAGTCCGCCAGCCGCGAGGAGCTGCTGGCGGCCGTGGAGCGCATCGCGGTCGGCGACCCGGTGTTCACCCCCGGCCTGGCCGGGCTGGTGCTCGGGGAGTTCCGCAAGCTGGCGATGGTGCCGTCGAGCCCCGGCGCGGGGGCCGCCGACGACGCGCCGCGGCTCACCGAGCGCGAGACCGAGGTCCTGCGGCTGGTCGCCAAGGGCTTGTCGTACAAGCAGATCGCCGACCGCCTGGTGCTCTCGCACCGGACCGTGCAGAACCACGTACAGAACACGCTCAACAAGCTCCAGCTGCACAACCGTGTGGAGCTGGTGCGCTACGCGATAGCCCAAGGGCTCGACGAGGACGAAGAATGA
- a CDS encoding sensor histidine kinase produces the protein MTEQPHPPSRPWLAWLWMERSTVALPLILLVVDVLGTWGAYGHWHDTASKTVEYGVRSLDWFGWVLVVAGPVALHHRRRAPRVALAVCLGATLLYLLMGYAYGPIFLNALLAVIVIGGTGYRREMWVGSLLFAIGMIFVPTHSAKGQLRSSPTEILFTAGWLLALLMLAELFRLLRQRALEAQKARYQEEKAREQESRRQASEERLEIARELHDVLAHSISLIAVQANVALEVMDRRPEQARIALSAIKDASRSALGEVRSVLTVLRGDRAAPRDPAPDLGRLGHLVDLAEAAGLKVALSMVGDVAHVPLAVSQAGYRIVQESLTNVVRHAGAERAAILVESSDGLHLRVTDDGRGCPLGETGTGNGLPGMRERATAFGGTLTAGPNPGGGFRVDARIPFRASAADWSGDTAEPAEPIETTEPTETAESPLAEEQS, from the coding sequence ATGACCGAGCAGCCGCATCCGCCTTCGCGCCCCTGGCTGGCGTGGCTGTGGATGGAGCGCTCCACGGTCGCGCTGCCGTTGATCCTGCTCGTCGTCGACGTGCTCGGGACCTGGGGCGCCTACGGTCACTGGCACGACACCGCGAGCAAGACCGTCGAGTACGGGGTCCGGTCGCTGGACTGGTTCGGCTGGGTGCTGGTGGTCGCCGGCCCCGTCGCGCTGCACCATCGGCGGCGGGCGCCGCGGGTCGCGTTGGCGGTGTGCCTCGGTGCCACCCTGCTGTACCTCCTTATGGGCTACGCCTACGGGCCGATCTTCCTGAACGCCCTGCTCGCGGTGATCGTCATCGGCGGCACCGGCTACCGGCGGGAGATGTGGGTCGGGTCCCTGCTGTTCGCGATCGGGATGATCTTCGTGCCGACGCACAGTGCCAAGGGCCAGCTGCGCAGCAGTCCCACCGAGATCCTGTTCACCGCCGGCTGGCTGCTCGCGCTGCTGATGCTGGCCGAGTTGTTCCGGCTGCTGCGGCAGCGTGCGCTGGAGGCGCAGAAGGCCCGCTACCAGGAGGAGAAGGCCCGGGAGCAGGAGTCGCGGCGGCAGGCCAGCGAGGAGCGGCTGGAGATCGCCCGGGAGCTGCACGACGTGCTGGCGCACTCGATCTCGCTGATCGCGGTGCAGGCCAACGTGGCGCTGGAGGTCATGGACCGCCGCCCCGAGCAGGCCCGGATCGCGCTGTCCGCGATCAAGGACGCCAGCCGCTCGGCGCTCGGCGAGGTGCGCTCGGTGCTGACCGTGCTGCGCGGCGATCGGGCCGCGCCCCGTGACCCGGCCCCGGACCTGGGGCGGCTGGGGCACCTGGTGGACCTGGCCGAGGCCGCCGGGTTGAAGGTGGCGCTCAGCATGGTCGGGGACGTCGCGCACGTGCCGCTGGCGGTGAGCCAGGCCGGGTACCGGATCGTGCAGGAGTCGCTGACCAACGTGGTGCGGCACGCCGGGGCCGAGCGCGCCGCGATCCTCGTGGAGTCCTCCGACGGCCTGCACCTGCGGGTCACCGACGACGGCCGCGGCTGTCCGCTGGGGGAGACCGGGACCGGCAACGGCCTGCCCGGCATGCGGGAGCGGGCCACGGCCTTCGGCGGCACGCTCACCGCCGGTCCGAACCCCGGCGGCGGCTTCCGGGTCGACGCCCGCATCCCCTTCCGGGCGTCGGCCGCCGATTGGTCCGGCGACACCGCCGAACCCGCCGAACCCATTGAAACCACCGAACCCACCGAAACCGCAGAATCCCCCCTTGCCGAGGAGCAGTCATGA
- a CDS encoding alpha/beta hydrolase family protein, which translates to MTTTQFTGRNAPTRRTLLGATLAAGVAAPLALTGRASAATTPSGTTTATDPTGTTVTTGTTGTTAPAQLVIPPPTGPHQVGTVDLHLVDTARPDPLNPGQPYPLMASIWYPARDADRYPVAPWMTTGTFQAWLANVGFDPTSLPVPVTAGHLGAPVHRGGRPRPVIVFSHGAHDHRSDTTTVVQQLASHGYVVVTVDHTYDAYTQFPGGPVLSPDFADRVPMSPSDFAADAHFILDRVEDIAAGRNPDVDRKPLPEGLHAALDLDRIGMFGWSKGGTATALATIADDRIRAAMTFDGLTGTSVDTDVDKPFLMLAAAYTRANDPFAAEFWAHLRGWRRYFQLNGAEHISFTDAEGIILQAAKILGMSQATVQGFVGTMDPNEGVRIQQAYPLAFFDLHLRHRHSTLLDGPSPDFPDVQFIP; encoded by the coding sequence ATGACGACCACACAGTTCACCGGCCGCAACGCACCGACCCGCCGAACACTGCTGGGAGCCACACTGGCGGCCGGGGTGGCGGCGCCCCTGGCCCTGACCGGCCGCGCCTCGGCGGCGACAACCCCGAGCGGTACGACGACCGCGACGGACCCGACCGGCACGACCGTCACGACCGGCACGACCGGCACGACCGCCCCGGCGCAGCTCGTCATCCCGCCGCCGACCGGCCCGCACCAGGTCGGCACCGTGGACCTGCACCTCGTCGACACCGCCCGCCCGGACCCCCTGAACCCCGGCCAGCCCTACCCGCTGATGGCCAGCATCTGGTACCCGGCCCGCGACGCCGACCGCTACCCGGTCGCGCCCTGGATGACCACCGGCACCTTCCAGGCCTGGCTCGCGAACGTCGGCTTCGACCCGACCAGCCTGCCGGTCCCGGTCACCGCCGGGCACCTCGGCGCCCCGGTGCACCGCGGCGGACGCCCGCGACCGGTCATCGTGTTCTCGCACGGCGCGCACGACCACCGCTCCGACACGACCACCGTCGTGCAGCAGCTCGCCAGCCACGGTTACGTCGTGGTCACCGTGGACCACACCTACGACGCCTACACCCAGTTCCCCGGCGGCCCGGTCCTGTCCCCCGACTTCGCCGACCGCGTCCCGATGTCCCCGAGCGACTTCGCGGCCGACGCCCACTTCATCCTGGACCGCGTCGAGGACATCGCCGCCGGCCGCAACCCCGACGTCGACCGCAAGCCGCTGCCCGAGGGCCTGCACGCCGCCCTGGACCTGGACCGGATCGGCATGTTCGGCTGGTCCAAAGGCGGCACCGCGACCGCCCTGGCGACCATCGCCGACGACCGCATCCGCGCCGCCATGACCTTCGACGGCCTGACCGGCACCTCCGTCGACACCGATGTGGACAAGCCGTTCTTGATGCTGGCGGCCGCCTACACCAGGGCGAACGACCCCTTCGCCGCGGAGTTCTGGGCTCACCTGCGGGGCTGGCGACGCTACTTCCAGCTCAACGGCGCCGAGCACATCTCGTTCACCGATGCCGAGGGCATAATCCTCCAGGCGGCGAAGATCCTCGGGATGAGCCAGGCGACCGTCCAGGGCTTCGTCGGCACCATGGACCCGAACGAAGGCGTGCGGATCCAGCAGGCCTACCCGCTCGCCTTCTTCGACCTGCACCTGCGCCACCGGCACAGCACGCTGCTCGACGGACCGTCGCCGGACTTCCCGGACGTGCAGTTCATCCCGTGA
- the macS gene encoding MacS family sensor histidine kinase: MSAPGDPSSAAALSQDPQPQSLQSTQSLQSAQSLQSAQNVQSPQSPQNSQPQPQPQERGAVDTAMWRALGFFRSLALLYAIARFAASYDHYAHTGGAIAILFTMAVWTAWTGIVYHRPTTTRRALLAFLATDFAVGAASVLSTDLVDTAARIDAGALTLPTVWSAAPVIAVAIALGWRGGVAAAALMGCVDLLERGALSQDLIHNIVLMGLTGAAVGYVTELGRTAELTLVRAQRLEAATRERQRLARDIHDGVLQVLALVQRRGAEIGGAGRDLGRMAGEQELALRSLVNSWHQVDQVDQDAGDPVDLDLSALLGRLAGPRVTLAGPGTAVPLPSPVAREVAAAVAAALDNVRRHGGPGADGLGARAWILVEDEPEGVTVTVRDDGPGIPEGRLEEARGTGRLGVAHSIQGRVQDVGGRVDVVSIPGQGTEVEMWVPRLPVPRAAASSVSALRKALR, from the coding sequence ATGAGCGCGCCGGGGGATCCGTCGTCGGCTGCTGCGCTGTCGCAGGATCCGCAGCCGCAGAGCTTGCAGAGCACGCAGAGCTTGCAGAGTGCGCAAAGCTTGCAGAGCGCCCAGAACGTGCAGAGCCCCCAGAGCCCCCAGAACTCGCAGCCGCAGCCGCAGCCGCAGGAACGCGGAGCCGTCGACACCGCGATGTGGCGCGCGCTCGGCTTCTTCCGCTCTCTCGCGCTCCTCTACGCGATCGCCCGCTTCGCCGCGTCCTACGACCACTACGCGCACACCGGCGGCGCGATCGCGATCCTGTTCACCATGGCTGTCTGGACAGCCTGGACCGGCATCGTCTACCACCGCCCCACCACGACCCGGCGCGCGCTGCTGGCCTTCCTCGCCACCGACTTCGCGGTCGGCGCGGCGTCCGTCCTGAGCACCGACCTGGTCGACACCGCCGCGCGCATCGACGCCGGCGCCCTGACGCTGCCCACGGTCTGGTCCGCGGCCCCGGTGATCGCCGTCGCCATCGCGCTGGGCTGGCGCGGCGGCGTGGCGGCGGCCGCGCTGATGGGCTGCGTGGACCTGCTGGAGCGCGGCGCGCTGAGCCAGGACCTGATCCACAACATCGTGCTGATGGGCCTGACCGGCGCGGCCGTCGGCTACGTCACCGAGCTCGGCCGTACCGCCGAGCTCACCCTGGTGCGGGCCCAGCGCCTGGAGGCCGCCACCCGCGAGCGCCAGCGCCTGGCCCGCGACATCCACGACGGCGTGCTCCAGGTCCTCGCGCTGGTCCAGCGGCGCGGCGCGGAGATCGGCGGCGCCGGCCGGGACCTGGGCCGCATGGCCGGCGAGCAGGAGCTGGCACTGCGGTCGCTGGTGAACAGCTGGCACCAGGTCGACCAGGTTGACCAGGACGCCGGCGACCCGGTGGACCTGGACCTGAGCGCGCTGCTCGGCCGGCTGGCCGGGCCCCGGGTGACGCTGGCCGGGCCGGGGACCGCGGTGCCGCTGCCCAGTCCGGTGGCGCGGGAGGTGGCCGCGGCGGTCGCGGCGGCGCTGGACAACGTCCGCCGGCACGGCGGGCCCGGCGCCGACGGCCTCGGGGCCCGCGCCTGGATCCTCGTCGAGGATGAGCCCGAAGGAGTGACGGTGACGGTCCGCGACGACGGCCCCGGCATCCCCGAGGGCCGGCTGGAGGAGGCGCGCGGCACCGGGCGGCTCGGGGTCGCGCACTCGATCCAGGGCCGCGTGCAGGACGTCGGGGGCCGGGTCGACGTGGTCTCCATCCCGGGCCAGGGCACCGAGGTCGAGATGTGGGTGCCGCGGCTGCCGGTGCCGCGCGCGGCTGCGAGTTCGGTGTCGGCGTTGCGCAAGGCCCTGCGGTGA
- a CDS encoding maleylpyruvate isomerase family mycothiol-dependent enzyme: MGDFDFFSVLRSELDTYGALLVGLTKADLERQVSACAPWTLYELTDHLGNGNLWVTTAVQEGHGRNDKERTAPHDPASLHTWYLSTVDQITTALSADAATEAWTFSSLMPRTVGFWQRRRAHETRMHRWDAQHALGTADPLDPAFAADAVTEVFELFAPRMIQRGLAAEPASALRLTATDVGRSWEYGPGEPVSEVAGAASDLALMLWNRVGVDAAGLEWSGDRAAGERVVKAPLVP, from the coding sequence ATGGGTGATTTCGACTTCTTCAGCGTCCTGCGCTCCGAGCTGGACACCTACGGCGCGCTGCTCGTCGGTCTGACCAAGGCGGACCTGGAGCGGCAGGTGTCGGCGTGCGCCCCGTGGACCCTCTACGAGCTGACCGACCACCTCGGCAACGGCAACCTGTGGGTCACCACGGCGGTCCAGGAGGGCCACGGCCGCAACGACAAGGAGCGCACCGCGCCGCACGACCCGGCGTCCCTGCACACCTGGTATCTCAGCACCGTCGACCAGATCACCACCGCCCTGTCCGCCGACGCCGCGACCGAGGCCTGGACCTTCAGCAGTCTGATGCCCCGCACCGTCGGCTTCTGGCAGCGCCGGCGCGCGCACGAGACGCGGATGCACCGCTGGGACGCGCAGCACGCGCTCGGCACGGCCGACCCGCTCGACCCGGCGTTCGCCGCCGACGCGGTCACCGAGGTGTTCGAGCTGTTCGCGCCGCGCATGATCCAGCGGGGGCTCGCGGCCGAGCCGGCCAGCGCGCTGCGGCTGACCGCGACCGACGTCGGCCGGTCCTGGGAGTACGGGCCTGGCGAGCCGGTGTCCGAGGTCGCCGGTGCGGCCTCGGACCTGGCGCTGATGCTGTGGAACCGGGTCGGGGTGGACGCCGCCGGGTTGGAGTGGAGCGGCGACCGGGCGGCGGGGGAGCGGGTCGTCAAGGCGCCGCTGGTGCCCTGA
- a CDS encoding lysophospholipid acyltransferase family protein: MFYGLLKVIFLGPLLRVLFRPWAKGLEHIPADGPVILASNHLSFSDSFFMPLMVPRPVYFLAKSDYFTGKGVKGRLTAAFFRGVRSVPIDRASAKTADPALKTALKILSEGKALGLYPEGTRSPDGRLYKGRTGIARIALESGIPVVPCAMVGTYEIQPTGQVMPKIKRVGVRFGEPLDFSRYREVPGAVDDRYILRSITDEIMYALMDLSGQEYVDMYATDAKKILAAEKAAERAEQRAEAKKAAAEERRAAIEEQRQLEADEDAQRQ, encoded by the coding sequence TTGTTCTACGGCTTGCTCAAGGTCATCTTCCTGGGGCCGCTTCTCCGGGTGCTCTTCCGGCCGTGGGCCAAGGGGCTTGAGCACATCCCGGCCGACGGTCCGGTGATCCTGGCCAGCAACCACCTGTCCTTCTCCGACTCCTTCTTCATGCCGTTGATGGTCCCGCGGCCGGTGTACTTCCTGGCCAAGAGCGACTACTTCACCGGCAAGGGCGTCAAGGGACGGCTGACCGCGGCGTTCTTCCGCGGCGTGCGCTCGGTCCCGATCGACCGCGCCAGCGCCAAGACCGCCGACCCGGCGCTGAAGACCGCGCTGAAGATCCTGTCCGAGGGCAAGGCCCTGGGCCTGTACCCGGAGGGCACGCGCTCGCCCGACGGCCGCCTGTACAAGGGCCGCACCGGCATCGCGCGCATCGCCCTGGAGTCCGGCATCCCGGTGGTGCCCTGCGCGATGGTCGGGACCTACGAGATCCAGCCCACCGGCCAGGTGATGCCGAAGATCAAGCGGGTCGGCGTGCGCTTCGGCGAGCCGCTGGACTTCTCCCGCTACCGCGAGGTGCCCGGCGCCGTCGACGACCGCTACATCCTGCGCTCCATCACCGACGAGATCATGTACGCGCTGATGGACCTGTCGGGCCAGGAGTACGTCGACATGTACGCCACCGACGCCAAGAAGATCCTGGCCGCCGAGAAGGCGGCCGAACGCGCCGAGCAGCGCGCCGAGGCGAAGAAGGCCGCCGCCGAGGAGCGCCGGGCCGCGATCGAGGAGCAGCGGCAGCTCGAGGCTGACGAGGACGCCCAGCGGCAATGA
- a CDS encoding 6-phosphofructokinase produces MRIGVLTGGGDCPGLNAVIRAAVRKGVQFYGFEFVGFRDGWKGPLERMTKPLDVEAVRGILPRGGTILGSSRTNPLKVDGGVERIKENLQAEGVDALIAIGGEDTLGVATILGDEHGVHVVGVPKTIDNDLNATDYTFGFDTAVHVATEAIDRLHTTAESHSRALIVEVMGRHAGWIALHSGMAGGANVILIPEVTFDIEEVCGWIESRFARGYAPIVVVAEGAHPKDGQMQIQSGELDAFGHVRLGGIGERLAAEIERRTKKEARTTVLGHTQRGGTPSPFDRWLATRFGLHAIDAVHDGDFGKMVALRGTDIIRVPLKDATTTLKTVPMSLYDEAKVFFG; encoded by the coding sequence ATGCGCATCGGAGTGCTGACCGGCGGCGGGGACTGCCCGGGCCTGAACGCGGTGATCCGCGCCGCGGTCCGCAAGGGCGTGCAGTTCTACGGCTTTGAGTTCGTGGGTTTCCGGGACGGCTGGAAGGGGCCGTTGGAACGCATGACGAAGCCGCTGGACGTCGAGGCGGTGCGCGGCATCCTGCCCCGCGGCGGCACCATCCTCGGATCCTCGCGGACCAACCCGTTGAAGGTGGACGGCGGCGTCGAGCGGATCAAGGAGAACTTGCAGGCCGAGGGCGTGGACGCGCTGATCGCGATCGGCGGCGAGGACACCCTCGGCGTCGCGACCATCCTCGGCGACGAGCACGGGGTCCACGTCGTGGGCGTCCCGAAGACCATCGACAACGACCTGAACGCCACCGACTACACCTTCGGCTTCGACACCGCGGTCCACGTCGCGACCGAGGCCATCGACCGCCTGCACACCACCGCCGAGTCGCACTCCCGCGCCCTGATCGTGGAAGTGATGGGCCGGCACGCGGGCTGGATCGCCCTGCACTCGGGCATGGCCGGCGGCGCCAACGTGATCCTGATCCCCGAGGTCACCTTCGACATCGAGGAGGTCTGCGGCTGGATCGAGTCGCGCTTCGCGCGCGGCTACGCCCCGATCGTGGTCGTCGCCGAGGGCGCGCACCCGAAGGACGGCCAGATGCAGATCCAGTCCGGCGAACTGGACGCCTTCGGCCACGTCCGCCTCGGCGGCATCGGCGAACGCCTCGCCGCCGAGATCGAGCGCCGCACGAAGAAGGAGGCCCGCACCACGGTCCTGGGCCACACGCAGCGCGGCGGGACGCCCTCGCCGTTCGACCGGTGGCTGGCGACGCGCTTCGGCCTGCACGCCATCGACGCGGTGCACGACGGGGACTTCGGGAAGATGGTCGCGCTGCGCGGGACGGACATCATCCGGGTGCCGCTGAAGGACGCGACGACGACGCTGAAGACGGTGCCGATGTCTTTGTATGACGAAGCGAAGGTGTTCTTCGGCTAA
- a CDS encoding GNAT family N-acetyltransferase encodes MNHPNDLNHPAGLTTGGRDPELSAALDAGLDEYNFAATGTSKKDQDAFSVRVTDEAGVIVGGLTAWTWAGLCGISMLWVRADARKDGWGSKILLAAETEARRRGCDRVAVSSFTFQAPDFYKRHGYVETGRTLGIPGDAEDVHMFKRLD; translated from the coding sequence ATGAACCACCCGAACGACCTGAACCACCCGGCTGGCCTGACCACCGGCGGCCGCGATCCGGAGCTCAGCGCGGCGCTGGACGCCGGACTGGACGAGTACAACTTCGCCGCCACCGGCACCTCGAAGAAGGACCAGGACGCCTTCTCGGTGAGGGTGACCGACGAGGCCGGCGTGATCGTCGGCGGCCTGACCGCCTGGACCTGGGCCGGCCTGTGCGGCATCAGCATGCTGTGGGTCCGTGCGGATGCGCGCAAGGACGGCTGGGGCTCGAAGATCCTGCTGGCCGCCGAAACCGAGGCCCGGCGGCGTGGCTGCGACCGGGTCGCGGTGTCCTCGTTCACCTTCCAGGCGCCGGACTTCTACAAGCGCCACGGCTACGTCGAGACCGGCCGCACGCTGGGCATCCCCGGCGACGCCGAAGACGTGCACATGTTCAAGCGCCTCGACTGA